Genomic DNA from Selenomonas sp. oral taxon 126:
TTCCACGTCGTCCATGTTGACGCGCTGCAGCTCATAGTAGTTCATCGTCTCACTCGTGTTCTCCGTACGGACACGGCGCCCGTCGATGAGGATGAGCGTCTGGTTCGTGTTCATGCCGCGGAGGGCGGAGCGATTGCCGACCATTGCGTTTTCCTGTATGTCGATGCCGAGCGCGAGCTTCAGTGCCTGTGCGAGGCTCTCTGCACCCATTTTGTCAATGTCTGCGCGTGTGATGACCTCGACGGCGCTCGGGGTCTCCTTGACCTCCTGCTCTGTGCGGGACGCTGTGACAATGACTTTATCTGTAACGACAGATGTTCCACCATCGCGAGCGGCTGCGCAGGCGGGCACGGTTACTGTACTCAGTACGGCTGCGGTCAGAAGAATGCTCTTCCGTGTGTGCTTGTGTGACATTGTTCTATCTCCTATCACTATATATCAAACATGGCGTGTGCAAAAACTTCACGTGCGAAATTTTTGCACATCGCCGCTGCCGCCTCGTTTTGCTCTCCTGAAAGCACGTCTTTTTCCTTTGTCAATCACTCCCTTCACTGCGGCGTTGGATACATGATATCCGCGATCGTCTGGAGTGCATCCGCGGCGCGGACGCCGGGATTCACGGCGAAGAGTTCGTACGGGAGTACATAGACACGCCCGTTCTTTACAGCGTCGACATCTGCCCATGCCTCGCTCTCCTGCAGGTCGCGGCGCATCTTGGGTTCGAGCGTCTCTGCGGGACCGTGCACGATGATGAAGATCACGGCGGGATTCTCGCGCGCGACGAACTCCATGGAGAGCGGCAGATAACCGCCGTCCCCCTCTGCCCGGTCGGCAATATTGCCGCCGCCGAGCATGTCGATCAGACCGCCGGTAAAGCATTTCGATGTGCCCATGTTAAAGCTGTCGGGCGAACCAAAGACGAGGAGATTCTTTGGCGGTGTGCGACCCTCCGCGCGCGTCTTTACAGCATCGAGTTTCTCCTGAATCACTGCTGCCTGTGTACGCGCGTCCTCTTCATGTCCTGTGAGTTTTCCATAGAAATCAAGTGTGGAGAGCAGGGAAGGGACGTCGTCGAGCGCCTGTATGTAGAGCGGTACGCCGGCATTGCCGAGTGTCTCCACAAGCCCCGTATGGAAGGGGACGTTCGTGCCGATGACGAGATCGGGCTGCAGCGCGAGGATCTTCTCAATGTCGGGCTGGTGTATGATGCCGACCTCCTCTGCGGCTGCCGTCTTTTCCTTGACCGTCTCCGAGAGCGTCTGCGACGTCGGCTTTCCAACGATGTTGTCGGCGCCGCCCGCTGCGACGTAGAGGTCGAGGTTCGACGGGTTGAGGATGACAACGCGCTGCGGATGTGACGGAAGTGTGACCGTGCGTCCCGTGCTGTCCGTCACCGTGCGTTCCTTTGGCTCCGGCGGTGCCTGTGCCGAAGGCCAAAGGAGAAAGATGGCAGCTGCCGCGAGGCAGAGAAATGCTGCAATGATACCGATTTTTCGCATAAACACCTCCGAAAGTGATAACTTTCTAAAGTAATTCTCTGAGATTTCGGCGCTCAATGTTCGTGTGCTCTCCGGGCAACGCGCTCCGGGAGGCAGAGTTTCGTGTGCCGCCCAGCGATCTCAACATCGCTGACGCGGCTCTCGACACCGTAGAGATCACGCACAAGTTCGCGCGTGAAGACGTCGTTTGGGGATCCGTCCGCGATGATCTTGCCCGCATGAACGGCAATGAGACGTTCACCATAGCGCACGGCTTGGTTGAGGTCGTGCAGAACCATAATGACGGTGAGACCGAGTGTTTCGTGGAGATTTTCCACAAGCTCCATGAGCGCAAGCTGATGGCGGATGTCGAGATACGTAGTTGGCTCGTCGAGGAGGAGCGCCTCCGGCTGCTGTGCAAGTGCCATCGCAAGACGCGCACGCTGACGTTCGCCGCCGGAGAGCGCGCGGATTGGGCGCATGGCGAGGGGCTCCATGCCTGTTCGTGCCAATGCCTCACGACATATTTCCTCGTCCTCTTTGGAGAACATGTCCCAGAATTTTCGATGCGGCAGGCGTCCCATGCGAACGAGGTCGAGTACTGTAATATCGCCGGGCGGTTCTGCACTCTGGGGCAGGAAGGCGATCTTCTGTGCAATATCCCGTTCGCTTTTTCTCCATATATCTGTTCCCAGGAACTCAATTGTCCCGCTGTGCGGCTTGAGGAGGCGGGCAAGCGCCTTTAGAAGTGTCGACTTGCCTGAGCCGTTGGGGCCGATGATTGCAGCGATCTCCGCGCGGTGTATGGAGACATCGACCGCATGTATGATCTCCGTGCTCCCGTAGCTGAGCGAAAGAGCGTGTGCCCGCAGCAGTTCTTCCATAACGTCACTCCCTTCGCATGCTCTTTTTGAGCAGGTAGAGGAAGAACGGCGCGCCTAGAAAGGACATGAATACGCCGACCGGAACTTCGACCGGTGCAAAAGCGACGCGTGCCGCAGCATCCGCACCGGCGACAAGCGCTGCCCCCCAGAGTGCTGACGCCGGCAGGAGCCAGTCAAAGTCAGAGCCGGTCAAGAGGCGCACGATATGCGGAACGACGAGTCCAACAAAGCCGAGCATGCCTGCAGCACTGACAGCGGATGCGGCGAGCAACGCGGCAAGCACGAGGAGGATAAGGCGGGCGCGTGCGACATTGACGCCGAGGCTCCGTGCCGTCTCCTCGCCGAGCTGCAGGGCGTTCAGCCAGCGACTGCCGAGTAGCGCTCCGGCAATACCGATGAGTGTGTAGGGGAGAACCATCTCCGCATGACTCCAGCTCCGCCCTGCAAAACCTCCTGCCATCCAGTTCACCGTACCCTGCACGCGATCGGAGTAGAACACCATCAGGGCAGTCATCGCTCCGCCGAAGAATGCGGCGATGGCAACACCTGCGAGTACCATGCGCATTGGATGCACGCCGTTTTCCCATGAGAGGGCAAAGACGAGCGCTACGGCAATCATCGCTCCAATGAAGGCGCCGAGTGGGACGAACTTCGTCTCGGCAGGCAGTAGGATCATGATGCACATGGCGGCAAGTCCAGCGCCTGCGGAGACACCGATGATGCCCGGATCGGCGAGCGGATTTTTCAGAATGCCCTGCAGGATACAGCCCGCGAGTGCGAGATTGATGCCTGTGAGAGCCCCCGTGACGATGCGCGGTAGCCGAATATGATACAGGATGCGGTAGTCTTCTGGCGTTCCGTTTCCGAGAAGTGTCGGAAGAATATCATGCGGGGCGATCTCGACCGCGCCCAATGAGGCACTCGCAAGCAGTGCACCGATGAGCGCGAGGAAGCCGACGCCAAGTGCCAGCCGCCGCCGCAGTGTACGCGGATGAATGTCTGTGGAGAAATTTTTTTTCGATGCTTCCATAGAATCTCCATTTATAAGAATATGAAATATAAAATTATTATCAATAAAGATATAAAAGAAAAAGGGGGATCGCCCCCTTTTTCTACAATCAACAGCAGCGAAAATTATAATCATTCCCTCATGTGCTAGTTCGTAGAATACATTATTGTGTTTGTCTTGTCAACTCAAAATTTATGCCGAATATCAAAGCCTGCCCCGCCGCAGCGGGGAAGGGGCGTTTGTAACGATTCATCTAATCATAAAGACAGGGGCAGTTGTACGAAGTTTTTTAGCTTCGTGCAACTGCCCCTGTGATGTTATCGTTTGACTTTCGTCAGCAGGTTTGTGTACCGGAATGTTCGTTATTTCATCTCATCCATAATGGAGTCGTCGCCGCCCTTGAAGAACATGTAGCGCGCGAGGTCTTCCTGGAACTTGCCGACATCGGCGGGCACCCATTTGCCGGTATTCTTGTCCTTCTTGACCTCGACCTCAAACGACTGCTGTCCTGCGACTTTTGCAGCCTTCAGTTGGTCGGAGAAGATCTTCAGATACACGTCACCGAGCTTGGAAAGAGCTGACGTATCATCCGAATCCATCGCCTTTTCCATTTCTTTTTCGAGCATCTGCATAGAGCTCGTCATCACAGATGTGAACTCGATGTAGTCGGTCGTGACTTTGACCTTCGCCGAGTTGTCGCTCTTGGACACGTCCTCGGTCTTGATCTTCAGCTCCTTGAGCTTGTCACCCATGACCTTCTGGGCAGCTTCGCTTCCTTCCTTGCTGGCTTCGAGACTCTTCCCCAACTCTTGAATAAAGATCTCGTTGATGGGCTTTGCGCCATCGCCCGTCAGTTTGAAATCCTTCATTGCGGCGGCATCGCCGTGGCCGATTCCCTCTGCGAGGGCTTGGACATCGACGCTCGGATCGTTCCCGCCGCAGCCCATGAGGGCGACGCTCGTAAAGAGAGCAAAGCAGAGGGCGAGCAGAACCTTACTGAGTGAACGGATTTGCATAACACTTCCTCCTTATAGCTGAAATACACGGAAACTGAGGGGGGTATCCTCTTTTCCTCCAAAAAGCTCTTCCTATATTCTATCACAGTCAGAAAAAAAGTGTACTGTCATAAATGACAGGTTTTACGAAAAAATTTGAAAAAATTATGGATCCACTGATAAAATGAAGTCCGTCAGATTGGCGTAGATTTTTTCGTCCGATTGAGGAAGCAAACCGGACGCAGAGTGGTGCTCTGTGGAGGATCGAGGGCGAAAAGCGGGCAAAAAAGATGCGTCAAGATGATGGTGTTGAATTTATCAGTGGTTCCTTTATATATCCCAGTGCAGCTGTTCGGGATTCGGTGTTGCGCGGTCGATCTCGCGCAGAATCCACGGGGCATTTTCATGTGTTGCAGCAAAGGCATCCGCAAGCCCCTGCTCATACGCAGGCGGGATCTCCATCGCGTGAATTGCCATGTGCATATAGTCCTTTGCAATGAGAACGACGCCACGCTCGGCGGCAAGATGTGCCTTGAAGCGATAGCCGTAGTAGAGATACGAGTTGTGCGGCACTGCCTCCGCAAGGCCGTCAAAGGCGGCAATGCGCTCATCTGCCTCCGCCTCCGCTTCCTCGGTCATGCGCAGCTTGTGCATGAGGTTCCAGCGATCTGCCCAGAGCTCGCCGCGCAGGATGTACTTGTAGAGGAAATCCGTGGACTCGGCGCACTCGATGGCAAGATTGATATGCTCGAGTGCCGCTTCCTGCGTCTCCTTTTCCGCAGCTTCGAGCGCACTCAGCCCCTGCATGGCATAGACCTTTTCCTCCACGTCCTGTGCAAGCTCTTCGTTCGGCTCTGCATCCGTGACGCTCTGAAAGAGTTCCAGTGCCTCTGTACGATACTCCTGCATCTGTGCGAGGAAATGGGCAAGGCGTGCGCGTGCGTGCCAGTCCGCCACACCGCCTGCAAAGAGTTCGTGCGGCGGGGCTGCCGCTCCGAGGCGGTCCAAAACAACGTGGATGAGTTCGTGAAAGCGTTCCTGTGTCATAGTTCTATCACCTGTTTCATACGGTCTAAAAGGGGAAGGTCGTGCGTGATGACGATGAGCGTACCGCCGCGTGCATCGAGTGCCGCGAGTACGCCCTCGATCAGGCGTGCACCACGCTCTGCATCCAGTCCTGCTGTGGGTTCATCGAGGAGGAGCAGCGGGGCATCGGAGGCAAGGGCAAGCGCCGTGAGAAGGCGGCTGCGCTGTCCGCCCGAGAGCCGTGCGGCATTCGCTCCCAGAGGTTCGTCCAGCCCCGCAGGAAGTGCCCGTACCACATCGGCAAGCTGCGCCGTCTCCAGTGCCCGCCACATCCGCTGCTCATCCATATCCTCATGCAGACGCAGAAAATTGTCGCGCGTCGATGTGCTGAAGAGATAGCTCCCCTGCAGGGAAGCTCCAAAGAGGGCGCGTGATGCGTCGGCAGAAAGGGCGGTATGCGGTACTCCTCCATATGAGATTGTACCACTGTCGGGCTCCCAGAGGCGCAGGAGGAGGCTTGCGAGCGTGGTCTTGCCTGCGCCGCTCTCACCGATGATTGCTGTGTGCTCCCCGCGTCGAATCGTAAAGGAGAGTTCGCGCACGATGGGAACGGAGGGATGGTAGCCAAATGCTATGTTCTTCGCCGCAATCAGAGGGGGAGACGTTTCAATGGGTGGGGGAGTCGCAGACACATTTTCTGCGGGAGCGGCTTGCCGTACGGGCAGGATTGTCTCCGCCGCCCGCACCGATTCGACTGCGCCGAGGCTTGCGGCGGGCAGAGGGCGGTACTCGCTGAGCACGGCTTCGAGGACGAGTACCCAGACGGCGTACTGCACACCCGTCAATGTCCCGTCCGCGACGCACGGCGTAAGCAGAACAATCAGGAAAATCCAGACCGTGACACGCAGGACATCGAGGAGCGTGAACAGCCGCTCGCGTTTCGTGCGTTTTTCATTCTGTTTTTGCTGAAAATCCTCTGCTGCGCGGTCAAGCTGTCCCTGCGTTCGTGTGAGTGTACCCGCTGCCGCGAGCTCCGTACGTCCGTCGAGACGGTCGAGCAGGACACTGCGATAGACGGTACTCTCCATGCGTAGATAGCTGCGGTGGAGCAGATGGGGCAGGGTGAGATGGAGGAGATAGAGAAGGACAATGAGCAGTACGCCAAATGAACTGAGCGGGAGCAGCGCAGCACAGATTGCTGCGGTGAGGATGCCGGCAATGAGCGGCTGCGGAACGGTGCGCAGGTAGAAGTCACGCAGAGTTTCGCAGCCCGTCAGGAGATCGTGCAGAAACTCCCCCTCGCGAACGTTGCCTTCCCGCAGAGGAATCACCGCAGCAGAGCGGCGGTAGGTTGCCTGCTGGAAATCCTCATAGCAGGCAAATGCAAGGCGATGAGAGAGCAGACGGTCGAGGTAGCGGAAGACGGCGCGACCGATTCCGCAGGCGCGCACCATCGTAATTGCAAGCGCAAGCGCAGAGAGAGGAGGCTGCAGTGCCGCGCTTGCGATGATCCACGCAGCCGTACCGATGAGGGCGATGCCCGCACCCGCCGCAAGTACCCCCGCAAGCAGTGCAGGCAGTGCCTTGCTTGGAGCCGCAACTGCAAGCAGGCGAAAGAGTGCTGCCGTCATACGTCTCCACCTCCCAATGTGATGACTCGATCCGCCCATGCGATGAGGGCGGGGCGGTGCGATGTCAGAATCAACGTGCGATGATGCGCGAAGCGCGTGAGAGCGTCAATGACAAGGGCTTCGGTATCCCCGTCAAGTCCTGCTGTAATCTCATCAAGCAATACAATCGGACGGTTCTGGAAAAAGGCACGCGCAAGCCCGAGACGGTGACGCTCCCCTGCAGAGAGCGGATGTCCACCCGCTCCGAGCGGTGTCCGAAGCCCCTCGGGCAGTGCGTGCAGAAAGTCGTCGAGAGCAGCAGCCTCAAGTGCCGCAGTGACGGCTTCGTCCGTGGCATCTTCCAGCCAGAGACTGACGTTCTCCGCGAGGGTGGCCGTAAAGATATGCGGCTCCTGCGGAACATATGTGATGAGATGCGTGCGCGTTTTCTCGGAGAGCTGCGCAAGGTCGAATGAATTTCCCTCACCTGCGCCGTCCGAAAGGACGATTTTGCCCTCTGACGGTGCAATCTGACCCGCAAGCAGGAGGAGTAGCGTCGACTTGCCAATGCCGCTTGCTCCTGCGAGCACTGTAGACTTTCCTGCGGGAAAGAAGAGATGCAAGTCCGTGATCACTTCTTCCTCGGTCAGCGGATAGCGATAGGAGATATTTTCCGTATGCACGGCGGGCGGCGAGAGAATCTGACTCCGTGCGCCGTCCGTGGGGGAGGGGAGGTCAACATAGGGCAGGAGTGCCGTCTCTGCCGTCTTGGCATCCATCGCCGCATGGAATGCGATGCCGCCCTCACGCAGCGGTTGATAGAAGAGCGGCGCGAGAATGAGCACGAAGAACGCCGTCTGGAACGTCATCATGCCGTCCAGAAGCCGCAGGCCGATGGAGACGGCGATGAGCGCAATCGAGAGTGTGGTAATCAGCTCCAGTGCGAATGCGGAGACAAAGGCGAGCCGCAGGACGGAGAGCGATGCCTCGGCGAAGCTGTGGCTCATGTGCGCGAGATGTGCGCCCTCGGCGTCGATGCGGCGAAAGATCTTGAGCGTCATCGCCGCGCGTACGAGTTCGCCAAAGCCGTTTGTGAGTGCCTGCATCTTGTCCCACTGACGTTCGCTCGCACGGCGCGTTGCCTTTCCGATGAGGAAGAGCAGGAACGGTGCAATCGGCAGTGTCACGAGAAAGAGCAGTGCCGAAAGCGGGTCTGCAAATGCCGTTACAACGAGGATTATGGGGATGAGAACAACGCCTGCGATCATCGTGGGGACGACCGTATGGAAGAACGGGTCGAGTGCATCGACGCGCTCCAGCGTGAGCGTCAGTGCTCCCGCAGAGCTGCGTCCATGCAGGAGCATTGCCTCGTGCAGTGCTGTGCGTGCGGAAAGACGTACACGATGCGAGAGCTGCGCTTCGATGCGTTCTTTTGGAAGGCACAGCAGAGCCATTGAGAGGACGCACAAAAACAGCATCAGAAGATCTGATGCTGTTCCCGTCAGTCCGCCGTGCTCCATGAACACCGTATTCACAATGACGGCAGTCTCCCATGCCGCTGTGACGACGAGCCCCCCGTGGAGGAGTTCGATCGCCGCACGCATGAGGAGGCTATTCCGTTGTGCATGCAGTACAGAGAGTAAAATGGACTTCTTTTTTTTCATTGTGACTAATATGCTTGATGACCGGTGTCACTCGGTGAAATGCGCTTGCGGAAGATGTAGTACGTCCAGATCTGATAGGCGAGGACGACGGGCACAAGAATGGCCGCCGCGATCGTCATGATGGAGAGGGTGTACTCCGTCGAGGACGCATTGTAGATCGTGAGGCTGTATCCGGGATTCAGGCTTGAGACCATGAGACGCGGGAAGAGTCCTGCGAAGAAGCCGACCGTCGTCCCGACGATGGCAAGACTGCCGAGCATGAATGCGGGCAGCTGTGCCCCCTTATACATTGCGCCAAGTGCTGCAACGAATGCCGCCGCCGAAATGACGAGAGCACCGGCAGCGACGGAGCTGCTGTAGAGATCCGTCTCAACATATGTGAGGATCATGCAGAGCACGTAGAGGAGTGCTGCTGCCACACCGAATTTCAGACCGAGCACGCGGGCACGGTCGAGGAGATAGCGATCCGTGAGACGCAGGCGCAGGAACGCCGCGCCGTGGAAGGCAAAGACCGTGAGGAAGGTTACGCCGCCGACCACCGTGTATGGGGTCAGGAGATCGAAGAAATTGCCCTGATAAACCATATTGGAGCCGATGGGAAGACCCGCGATCAGATTTGTGACGGCAACGCCCCAGAGAAATGCGGGGACGATGCTGCCGAACGCAATCGCATACGACCAGCGGCGCTGCCACGCATCGTCGGGACGCTGATGGCGGAACTCGAATGCGACACCGCGCAGGATGAGCGCGACGAGCATGAGGAAGAGCGCGAGATAGAACGTGCTGAACATCGTGGCATAGACATGCGGGAATGCCGCGAAGGTTGCGCCGCCCGCCGTAATCATCCAGACCTCATTGCCGTCCCAGACGGGTCCGATCGTACGGATGACCTGCGAACGGTCACTTTCTTTGTCCGAGAGGAGTGTGAGCAGCGTGCCGACACCGTAGTCAAATCCCTCAAGGAAGAAGAATCCCGTGAAGAGGACGACGATGAGCACGAACCAGAGAATATTGTAGTCCATTCTTACTTCCCTCCTTCGATGGCAGGTGTGATCTGCGTGCGGCGGATGAAGCGGAAGGCGAGGTAGAGCGCCGTAATCAGGAGCAGCAAATAGAGCACCGTGAACCCGATCATGGAAATCATGATCTCAGCAGAAGTGAGGTTCGGCGAGACACCGTCCACCGTCTTTTGCAGCCCAACGACGAGCCACGGCTGACGCCCCATCTCCGCGACAATCCAGCCGCAGGAGTTTGCGATAAAGGGAACGATGACGAGCCACGGGAGCGCGTAGAGCAATTTTTTGGCCGAGAACAGCTTGTCTTTTTTCGCGAGGTAGAACACCACGAGCGAGACGAGCACCATGAAGAAGCCGGAGCCGACCATCGCGCGGAACGCATAGAACAGCATGGTTACATGCGGGCGGTAGTCGCCGGGACCGAATTTCTCGACGGCCTCCTTCTGGAGATCGTTGATGCCGCGCACCTCGCCCTGGATGCCGTCATGTACCATGATCGTGAACATATAGGGGATCGTGATCTCGAAGTCGTTGTGCCCCTTCTCCATGTTTGGATAGGCAACGACGGCGAACGGCGCAGGATCCTCCGTCTCCCAGAGTGCCTCCATCGCGGCGAGCTTCATCGGGCTTGCCTGTGCGAGATACTGCGTGTGCAGATGTCCGCTTGCGATGACGCCGACGACACCGACAATGGTGTAGATTGCACCCGCCTTGATCGCCTGCGTAAAGGCATAGCGTGATTCCGTGTCGTGGAGCAGCTTCCAAGCCGAGACCGCCATGACGAGAAAGCCCGCCGTCGTGATGCCGGCAAAGAGCGTGTGCGACTGCTCGCCGAGGATGTAGTGATTCGTCACGAGTTCAAAGAAGCTCGCCATTTCCGCGCGCCCGTTGGCAATGGTATAGCCGACGGGGTGTTGCATGAAGGAGTTCGCGACGAGAATCCAGAACGCCGACAGATTGCTGCCGAGCGCGACGAGCCAGATACACGCGAGATGTGCCTTCTCGGATAGCTTGTCCCAGCCGAACATCCAGATGCCGAGGAACGTCGACTCGAGGAAGAACGCAGTCAGCGCCTCGAGCGCGAGCGGCGCGCCGAAGATATCGCCCATGAAGCGCGCGTACTCCGACCAGTTCATGCCGAACTGGAACTCCTGCACCAGACCGGTGACGACACCCATCGCAAAGTTGATGAGAAAGAGCGTGCCAAAGAAATTCAGCAGCTTTCGGCAGGTCTTCTTCCATTCCGGCTTCTTCGTCCGCACGTAGCACGTCTCGAGCAGGGCGACAAAGATCGCCATGCCGAGGGTGACGGGGACGAAGAGAAAGTGATAGATGGTGGTGATTGCAAACTGCCATCGTGACAGCAGCACTTCTTCCATTTCCAAACCCCTCCTAAAATAAAATACCTATGATATAACACCTGCTTTTGCCCCTTCGATTGAGACAAAAGATCCTGATTCGATGAATTATATCATAGGTTAAAATGAAATACAAGTTAGATGGATATTTTTACTTATTTAGGAATAAATATTTGTTGTACTCATTCACGAATTGCATTCACAATGAGAAGAAGCAGGAGCAGCGCGAGTGCTCCTCCGACGAATGGATAGGGAAGCACGGTGCCGTCGAGGAAGGTGAGCGCACCCGCAGCAGCGGGGACGAAGATGAGGAGAAAGAAGATGCTCAGCCAGAGGTTCTGCTTTGCGCGTGCGCGTGCGGCGTTGCATGTGTCCCAGAGTGTGACAAGACTCGGAAGTCCCTCGCTGTCGAGTGTGATGTCGGGCGTGTAGTTCGTGGAATGTCCCTGATTGCGCAGCGTCTGCGCCTCGAAGTAGGCGGCGTCCTCGGGGGACATGAGCGGTTCGGGTTTTGGTTCCTGCGTGTTGCTGCTCGGCCCGCGCAGAAGTTCCTCATGCAGTGGATCACGCGGCGTGTCTTCCTCCTCGTGTGCGGGTGGCTTTTCGAGTGAGGAGGGGCAGCCGATGCTGATGTCTGCCGCGCGCAGTGCCGCCTGATCCGCCATCGCATCGCCGACCATCGCGACGACCGCGCCGCGTGATTGGAGCAGACGGATCTCGCGCGCCTTATCCGTGCCCGTGAGGTCGGAGCGCACCTCGCTGATGCGCAGCTCCTTGCCCGTCGCATTTGCGAGGCGTTTCGTCTCGCCCGTGAGGAGGATGAGGCTGAGTCCGCGCTCCTTGAGTGCGTTCAGGGCGCGCCGCACCTCGGCGCGCACATCGTCGCGGACGGCGATGATGCCGCGCGCGTACTTGCTTGAGCTGACGAAGAGGGGGGTCTGCCCACTCGTGGCGAGCTGATCGGCGCGCGTGAGGAGCGCGGCGCTGATTTCAATATTCTCCTCCTGCAGCCACTCCTTTTTCCCGACGCGGACAGGAGTGCGCGCAATGAGCGCCTCGACGCCGA
This window encodes:
- a CDS encoding ABC transporter substrate-binding protein, producing MRKIGIIAAFLCLAAAAIFLLWPSAQAPPEPKERTVTDSTGRTVTLPSHPQRVVILNPSNLDLYVAAGGADNIVGKPTSQTLSETVKEKTAAAEEVGIIHQPDIEKILALQPDLVIGTNVPFHTGLVETLGNAGVPLYIQALDDVPSLLSTLDFYGKLTGHEEDARTQAAVIQEKLDAVKTRAEGRTPPKNLLVFGSPDSFNMGTSKCFTGGLIDMLGGGNIADRAEGDGGYLPLSMEFVARENPAVIFIIVHGPAETLEPKMRRDLQESEAWADVDAVKNGRVYVLPYELFAVNPGVRAADALQTIADIMYPTPQ
- a CDS encoding ABC transporter ATP-binding protein, which gives rise to MEELLRAHALSLSYGSTEIIHAVDVSIHRAEIAAIIGPNGSGKSTLLKALARLLKPHSGTIEFLGTDIWRKSERDIAQKIAFLPQSAEPPGDITVLDLVRMGRLPHRKFWDMFSKEDEEICREALARTGMEPLAMRPIRALSGGERQRARLAMALAQQPEALLLDEPTTYLDIRHQLALMELVENLHETLGLTVIMVLHDLNQAVRYGERLIAVHAGKIIADGSPNDVFTRELVRDLYGVESRVSDVEIAGRHTKLCLPERVARRAHEH
- a CDS encoding FecCD family ABC transporter permease: MEASKKNFSTDIHPRTLRRRLALGVGFLALIGALLASASLGAVEIAPHDILPTLLGNGTPEDYRILYHIRLPRIVTGALTGINLALAGCILQGILKNPLADPGIIGVSAGAGLAAMCIMILLPAETKFVPLGAFIGAMIAVALVFALSWENGVHPMRMVLAGVAIAAFFGGAMTALMVFYSDRVQGTVNWMAGGFAGRSWSHAEMVLPYTLIGIAGALLGSRWLNALQLGEETARSLGVNVARARLILLVLAALLAASAVSAAGMLGFVGLVVPHIVRLLTGSDFDWLLPASALWGAALVAGADAAARVAFAPVEVPVGVFMSFLGAPFFLYLLKKSMRRE
- the cydC gene encoding thiol reductant ABC exporter subunit CydC translates to MTAALFRLLAVAAPSKALPALLAGVLAAGAGIALIGTAAWIIASAALQPPLSALALAITMVRACGIGRAVFRYLDRLLSHRLAFACYEDFQQATYRRSAAVIPLREGNVREGEFLHDLLTGCETLRDFYLRTVPQPLIAGILTAAICAALLPLSSFGVLLIVLLYLLHLTLPHLLHRSYLRMESTVYRSVLLDRLDGRTELAAAGTLTRTQGQLDRAAEDFQQKQNEKRTKRERLFTLLDVLRVTVWIFLIVLLTPCVADGTLTGVQYAVWVLVLEAVLSEYRPLPAASLGAVESVRAAETILPVRQAAPAENVSATPPPIETSPPLIAAKNIAFGYHPSVPIVRELSFTIRRGEHTAIIGESGAGKTTLASLLLRLWEPDSGTISYGGVPHTALSADASRALFGASLQGSYLFSTSTRDNFLRLHEDMDEQRMWRALETAQLADVVRALPAGLDEPLGANAARLSGGQRSRLLTALALASDAPLLLLDEPTAGLDAERGARLIEGVLAALDARGGTLIVITHDLPLLDRMKQVIEL
- the cydD gene encoding thiol reductant ABC exporter subunit CydD, whose translation is MKKKKSILLSVLHAQRNSLLMRAAIELLHGGLVVTAAWETAVIVNTVFMEHGGLTGTASDLLMLFLCVLSMALLCLPKERIEAQLSHRVRLSARTALHEAMLLHGRSSAGALTLTLERVDALDPFFHTVVPTMIAGVVLIPIILVVTAFADPLSALLFLVTLPIAPFLLFLIGKATRRASERQWDKMQALTNGFGELVRAAMTLKIFRRIDAEGAHLAHMSHSFAEASLSVLRLAFVSAFALELITTLSIALIAVSIGLRLLDGMMTFQTAFFVLILAPLFYQPLREGGIAFHAAMDAKTAETALLPYVDLPSPTDGARSQILSPPAVHTENISYRYPLTEEEVITDLHLFFPAGKSTVLAGASGIGKSTLLLLLAGQIAPSEGKIVLSDGAGEGNSFDLAQLSEKTRTHLITYVPQEPHIFTATLAENVSLWLEDATDEAVTAALEAAALDDFLHALPEGLRTPLGAGGHPLSAGERHRLGLARAFFQNRPIVLLDEITAGLDGDTEALVIDALTRFAHHRTLILTSHRPALIAWADRVITLGGGDV
- the cydB gene encoding cytochrome d ubiquinol oxidase subunit II, with translation MDYNILWFVLIVVLFTGFFFLEGFDYGVGTLLTLLSDKESDRSQVIRTIGPVWDGNEVWMITAGGATFAAFPHVYATMFSTFYLALFLMLVALILRGVAFEFRHQRPDDAWQRRWSYAIAFGSIVPAFLWGVAVTNLIAGLPIGSNMVYQGNFFDLLTPYTVVGGVTFLTVFAFHGAAFLRLRLTDRYLLDRARVLGLKFGVAAALLYVLCMILTYVETDLYSSSVAAGALVISAAAFVAALGAMYKGAQLPAFMLGSLAIVGTTVGFFAGLFPRLMVSSLNPGYSLTIYNASSTEYTLSIMTIAAAILVPVVLAYQIWTYYIFRKRISPSDTGHQAY
- a CDS encoding cytochrome ubiquinol oxidase subunit I, which encodes MEEVLLSRWQFAITTIYHFLFVPVTLGMAIFVALLETCYVRTKKPEWKKTCRKLLNFFGTLFLINFAMGVVTGLVQEFQFGMNWSEYARFMGDIFGAPLALEALTAFFLESTFLGIWMFGWDKLSEKAHLACIWLVALGSNLSAFWILVANSFMQHPVGYTIANGRAEMASFFELVTNHYILGEQSHTLFAGITTAGFLVMAVSAWKLLHDTESRYAFTQAIKAGAIYTIVGVVGVIASGHLHTQYLAQASPMKLAAMEALWETEDPAPFAVVAYPNMEKGHNDFEITIPYMFTIMVHDGIQGEVRGINDLQKEAVEKFGPGDYRPHVTMLFYAFRAMVGSGFFMVLVSLVVFYLAKKDKLFSAKKLLYALPWLVIVPFIANSCGWIVAEMGRQPWLVVGLQKTVDGVSPNLTSAEIMISMIGFTVLYLLLLITALYLAFRFIRRTQITPAIEGGK
- a CDS encoding HAD-IC family P-type ATPase: MKKMFSSFFHFIASVVLAAGAAGYWYIAGDITVEAASEIFLGVFLAASPLPFIVSRWLIAMRIKRQLRSSGITCSRMGALTELLHVDTIAFNRNGTLTEGNVFISALVPEGMTQGSLLALAASAEREATHPYAHALYDTAVQRGLHLQRHSAARETESFGVEALIARTPVRVGKKEWLQEENIEISAALLTRADQLATSGQTPLFVSSSKYARGIIAVRDDVRAEVRRALNALKERGLSLILLTGETKRLANATGKELRISEVRSDLTGTDKAREIRLLQSRGAVVAMVGDAMADQAALRAADISIGCPSSLEKPPAHEEEDTPRDPLHEELLRGPSSNTQEPKPEPLMSPEDAAYFEAQTLRNQGHSTNYTPDITLDSEGLPSLVTLWDTCNAARARAKQNLWLSIFFLLIFVPAAAGALTFLDGTVLPYPFVGGALALLLLLLIVNAIRE